From a single Deinobacterium chartae genomic region:
- a CDS encoding DNA-directed RNA polymerase subunit beta, which produces MKQPIERFGEISEVIPLPKLIEVQLDSFDQFLQKGKSPDQRENVGLQGAFKEVFPIDESDKNRGAGLVLDFLEYRIGEPPYTPEECREKDLTYQAPLYAKLQLIHKDTGLIKEDQVFLGDLPLMTSDGSFVINGADRVVVSQIHRSPGVYFTVGYKGIRKMHSAAIIPMPKRGPWIELEFNNSDVLEMKVNKRKFPVSMLLRVLGMDDASIKALFSEFGPEVELAEDKSSGMNADEALLRLFTVLRPGDPPKRDKAITYLYSLLADPRRYDLGEPGRFKMNRKLGTTSQERTLLTFEDGKFQDAGLIDTIRYLLALQYERQEITVGADEDGVAITVPVEADDIDHLGNRRVRTVGELLSDQLRVGLGRMARGVRERMLLGNPDAATPTKLVNNRPIVAAMREFFGRSQLSQFKDQINPLAELRLKRRISALGPGGLTRERAGFDVRDVHRTHYGRVCPIETPEGANIGLISSLASYAKVNELGFMEAPYRKVENGRVTDEVVYLTADMEDRYVIAQANTPLNEDGSFATDRIIARRKGDPFLFSPEEVDLMDVSPKQIVSISTSLIPFLEHDDANRALMGSNMQSQAVPLVRAASPVVGTGIEERVVIDSGTSVVSDVNGTVTYVDARRIDVTLDQDHPELNLVKGNLRRFELIRFTRSNQGTNLDQHPIVQHGDKVSVGQVIADGPASEYGRLALGQNITIAIMPFDGFNFEDAICISEALVRQDYYTSVHIEKDEIEARDTKLGPEKITRDIPGLSEAALRDLDEDGIVRVGAEVKPGDILVGKTSFKGESEPTPEERLLRSIFGEKAREVKDTSLRVRSGEGGIVVKTVRFRRGDEGVDLKPGVREMVRVYVAQKRRLQVGDKVANRHGNKGVVSKILRPEDMPFLPDGTPVDLVFNPLGVPSRMNLGQILETHLGEVGRLMGKKFVTPVFDSATEDRIKDMLESAARDNLERRKAEGIDLDKREREVLTRAGKLGVIPQVPQDREDFDLAQVQLARTGKSVLYDGRTGEAIDGPVVVGTMYVMKLYHMVEDKMHARSTGPYSLITQQPLGGKAQFGGQRFGEMEVWALEAYGAAHTLQEMLTIKSDDIEGRDAAYQSIVKGDEVTSSNIPESFKVLVKELHSLGLDVQVLDEDDRAIDIFEGMMPRR; this is translated from the coding sequence GAAGCAACCCATCGAGCGATTCGGCGAAATCTCCGAAGTCATCCCGCTCCCCAAGCTGATCGAAGTCCAGCTGGACTCGTTTGACCAGTTCCTGCAGAAGGGCAAGTCTCCTGATCAGCGCGAAAACGTCGGCCTCCAGGGGGCTTTCAAGGAAGTCTTCCCCATCGACGAGTCGGACAAGAACCGCGGTGCGGGTCTGGTTTTAGACTTCCTCGAGTACCGTATCGGCGAACCGCCGTACACCCCCGAGGAGTGCCGCGAGAAAGATTTGACCTATCAGGCTCCGCTGTACGCGAAGCTGCAACTGATTCACAAAGACACCGGTCTGATCAAGGAAGACCAGGTGTTCCTAGGCGACCTGCCGCTGATGACCAGCGACGGCTCGTTCGTCATCAACGGCGCAGACCGCGTGGTCGTGTCGCAAATTCACCGTTCCCCCGGCGTGTACTTCACGGTGGGGTACAAGGGCATCCGCAAGATGCACTCGGCGGCCATCATCCCCATGCCCAAGCGCGGTCCCTGGATCGAGCTGGAGTTTAACAACTCCGACGTGCTGGAGATGAAGGTCAACAAGCGCAAGTTCCCGGTCTCGATGCTGCTGCGCGTCTTGGGCATGGATGACGCCTCGATCAAGGCGCTCTTCAGCGAGTTCGGCCCCGAGGTCGAGCTGGCCGAGGACAAGTCGAGCGGCATGAACGCCGACGAGGCGCTGCTGCGCCTGTTCACCGTGCTGCGCCCCGGCGACCCGCCGAAGCGCGACAAGGCGATCACCTACCTCTACAGCCTGCTGGCCGACCCGCGCCGCTACGACCTGGGCGAACCCGGCCGCTTCAAGATGAACCGCAAGCTGGGCACGACCTCGCAGGAGCGCACGCTGCTCACCTTCGAGGACGGCAAGTTCCAGGACGCCGGCTTGATCGACACCATCCGTTACCTGCTCGCCCTGCAGTACGAGCGTCAGGAGATCACGGTGGGAGCCGACGAGGACGGCGTGGCGATCACCGTGCCGGTCGAGGCGGACGACATCGACCACCTGGGCAACCGCCGCGTGCGCACCGTGGGCGAACTGCTCTCGGACCAGCTGCGCGTGGGTCTGGGCCGCATGGCCCGTGGCGTGCGCGAGCGCATGCTGCTCGGCAACCCCGACGCAGCCACCCCCACCAAGCTGGTGAACAACCGCCCCATCGTGGCGGCGATGCGCGAGTTCTTCGGCCGCAGCCAGCTGTCGCAGTTCAAAGACCAGATCAACCCGCTGGCCGAGCTGCGCCTCAAGCGCCGCATCTCGGCGCTGGGCCCGGGCGGACTCACCCGCGAGCGCGCGGGCTTCGACGTGCGCGACGTGCACCGTACCCACTACGGCCGCGTGTGCCCGATCGAGACGCCCGAAGGTGCCAACATCGGCCTGATCTCGTCGCTGGCGTCGTACGCCAAGGTGAACGAGCTCGGCTTTATGGAGGCCCCCTACCGCAAGGTCGAGAACGGCCGGGTCACGGACGAGGTCGTGTACCTGACCGCCGACATGGAAGACCGCTACGTCATCGCGCAGGCCAACACCCCGCTGAACGAGGACGGCTCTTTCGCCACCGACCGCATCATCGCGCGCAGGAAAGGTGACCCCTTCCTGTTCTCGCCCGAAGAAGTGGACCTGATGGACGTCTCGCCCAAGCAGATCGTCTCGATCTCCACTTCGCTGATTCCTTTCCTCGAGCACGACGACGCCAACCGCGCGCTGATGGGATCGAACATGCAGTCGCAGGCCGTGCCGCTGGTGCGCGCCGCCAGCCCGGTGGTGGGTACCGGCATCGAGGAACGCGTCGTGATCGACTCGGGCACCTCGGTGGTCTCGGATGTGAACGGCACCGTGACCTACGTGGACGCCCGCCGCATCGACGTGACCCTGGATCAGGACCACCCCGAGCTGAACCTGGTCAAGGGCAACCTGCGCCGCTTCGAGCTGATCCGCTTCACCCGCTCGAACCAGGGCACCAACCTCGACCAGCACCCGATCGTCCAACACGGCGACAAGGTCTCGGTCGGACAGGTCATCGCCGACGGACCCGCCTCGGAGTACGGCCGCCTGGCCCTAGGGCAGAACATCACCATCGCGATCATGCCGTTCGACGGCTTCAACTTCGAAGACGCGATCTGCATCTCCGAAGCGCTGGTGCGTCAGGACTACTACACCTCGGTCCACATCGAGAAAGACGAGATCGAGGCCCGCGACACCAAGCTCGGTCCGGAGAAGATCACCCGCGACATCCCGGGTCTCTCCGAAGCCGCGCTGCGCGACCTGGACGAGGACGGCATCGTCCGCGTCGGCGCCGAGGTCAAGCCCGGCGACATCCTGGTCGGCAAGACCAGCTTCAAGGGCGAGAGCGAGCCGACCCCCGAAGAGCGCCTGCTGCGCTCGATCTTCGGCGAGAAGGCCCGTGAGGTGAAGGACACCTCGCTGCGCGTGCGCTCCGGTGAAGGCGGCATCGTCGTGAAGACCGTGCGCTTCCGCCGCGGCGACGAAGGCGTGGACCTCAAGCCCGGCGTACGCGAGATGGTGCGCGTGTACGTGGCGCAAAAGCGCCGCCTGCAGGTGGGCGACAAGGTCGCCAACCGCCACGGTAACAAGGGCGTGGTCTCCAAGATCTTGCGCCCCGAAGACATGCCCTTCTTGCCCGACGGCACCCCGGTCGACCTGGTGTTCAACCCGCTCGGCGTTCCGTCGCGCATGAACCTCGGTCAGATCCTCGAGACCCACCTGGGCGAGGTGGGCCGTCTGATGGGCAAGAAGTTCGTGACCCCGGTGTTCGACTCGGCCACCGAGGACCGCATCAAGGACATGCTCGAGAGTGCTGCCCGCGACAACCTCGAGCGCCGCAAGGCCGAGGGCATCGACCTCGACAAGCGCGAGCGCGAGGTGCTCACCCGTGCTGGCAAGCTCGGTGTGATCCCGCAGGTTCCGCAAGACCGCGAGGACTTCGACCTGGCCCAGGTTCAGCTGGCCCGCACCGGCAAGAGCGTGCTGTACGACGGCCGTACCGGCGAGGCCATCGACGGCCCGGTGGTGGTCGGCACCATGTACGTCATGAAGCTCTACCACATGGTGGAGGACAAGATGCACGCGCGCTCCACCGGACCGTACTCGCTGATCACCCAGCAGCCGCTGGGCGGTAAGGCGCAGTTCGGCGGACAGCGCTTCGGCGAGATGGAAGTGTGGGCCCTCGAGGCCTACGGTGCTGCGCACACCCTGCAGGAAATGCTGACCATCAAGTCGGACGACATCGAGGGCCGTGATGCCGCGTACCAGAGCATCGTCAAGGGCGACGAGGTCACCAGCAGCAACATCCCCGAGTCCTTCAAGGTGCTCGTCAAAGAGCTGCACTCGCTGGGCCTCGACGTTCAGGTGCTCGACGAGGATGACCGCGCCATCGACATCTTCGAAGGGATGATGCCGAGACGATAA
- a CDS encoding DNA-directed RNA polymerase subunit beta' → MKEFKKVRIALASPQKIREWSFGEVEKPETINYRTLKPEREGLFDERIFGPQKDYECACGKYKRQRYEGKVCERCGVEVTKSVVRRYRMGHIELATPAAHIWYVKDTPSKIGTLLDLSAGQLEQVLYFSKFIVIDPQNAQREGRPLRRGELLSDEEYRELKYGRQETYPLPAGTEAEVRDGEYVTRGQVLGGNVTSKLDGLAQYRFPRRATLTYDEAQEASFRLPLEAFIEQASFRSGEPVAELSGDYTFTAPAGGVVHLVELGENSYIVQLLDAAENSVADVYLPVGTHLEVVEGQIVEAGEPLATATSGGLLRTSRASSLSDVTSKKRGQELEISVTVNWKRAESIAINPTMHVLVGDGTEFRAGQKLIGAIDEDQMVIAERDGVITLHQPASIVVSKARVYTYQDEPLVVNGDRVAPGDDLADGGALKSELSGRVEIDLVRKQVRVIESYDFVAKMGAEAIKELLEDIDLVALEAELVEQMNDNSRHKRAKARKRLEVVRSFTSSGNHPSWMIMDTVPVMPPDLRPMVQVDGGRFATSDLNDLYRRLINRNNRLKKLMSQGAPDMIIRNEKRMLQEAVDALIDNGRRGTPVTNPGSDRALRSLTDLLGGKQGRFRQNLLGKRVDYSGRSVIVVGPQLKLHQCGVPKRMALELFKPFLFKVLEEKGEVTNIKQARKMLDRQRDIKDSVWDALEEVIEDKVVLLNRAPTLHRLGIQAFEPVLVEGQSIQLHPLVCEAFNADFDGDQMAIHVPLSAQAQAEARIQMLSAHNLLAPSNGEPNVKPSRDIILGIFTLTLLRKDKHGAGNAYASAQEALAAFERGEIHLNTPIMVDGQETSPGRIKYVFGNPDEALLAVNRGEIDMQDHVRVRVRQADGTSKLVETSPGRVLFHRMVTEALTADGTVLPLEMVSLDKAYEKDNLKDMILDSFKYLGIEKTATLLDVLKDNGFKLSTTSGITIGIDDIVIPPKKKELLAEADQKQAEIEEAASFGFLTEEERYKQVVQLWNNTTDEVKNAVFENFSENYPFNPLWIMSQSGARGNPQQIRQLAGMRGLMAKPDGSTIEAPIRASFREGLTVLEYFISTHGARKGGADTALRTADSGYLTRKLHDVAHEVVVRDVDCGTTDYTQVPLGSFDERTGEWKTAKASEIETSLYGRALAMDLELEGRTLAAGEMLSLDDVKALIRNAAEVQDVYVRTPLNCRVKAGVCQTCYGYDLSQAKPVSLGESVGVIAAQSIGEPGTQLTMRTFHTGGVAGASDITLGLPRVIELFEARKPKVKAVIADRDGILEVVEEDERYLVRIKAEDEAFSSKTAMKIDKSLRLLVRDGDQVQAGDVLTRGAVNPHDLLEIKGIQSTERYLVDEVQRVYRSQGVKVHDKHIEIIVRQMLKWVEVENGGDTSLLEGQTVERWEVEAANAALEEGQQPASWKPVLLGITKSSLSTKSWLSAASFQHTTHVLTEASIAGSVDELIGLKENVILGKLIPAGTGLDLVRRTQVADQRTVDRYAPGTPEADRGERGPRPEGSRPIQPGAGD, encoded by the coding sequence TTGAAAGAATTCAAAAAAGTCCGCATCGCCCTGGCCAGCCCGCAGAAGATCCGCGAGTGGTCGTTCGGTGAGGTCGAGAAGCCCGAGACCATCAACTACCGCACGCTCAAGCCCGAGCGCGAGGGTCTGTTCGACGAGCGCATCTTCGGTCCGCAGAAGGACTACGAGTGCGCCTGCGGCAAGTACAAGCGTCAGCGCTACGAGGGCAAGGTCTGCGAACGCTGCGGCGTCGAGGTGACCAAATCGGTCGTGCGGCGTTACCGCATGGGCCACATCGAGCTGGCGACCCCCGCCGCGCACATCTGGTACGTCAAGGACACCCCCTCGAAGATCGGCACGCTGCTCGACCTCTCCGCCGGTCAGCTCGAGCAGGTGCTGTACTTCTCCAAGTTCATCGTCATTGACCCGCAAAACGCCCAGCGCGAGGGCCGTCCGCTGCGCCGCGGCGAGCTGCTCTCCGACGAGGAATACCGCGAGCTGAAGTACGGTCGCCAGGAGACCTACCCGCTGCCTGCAGGCACCGAGGCCGAAGTGCGCGACGGCGAGTACGTCACGCGCGGTCAGGTGCTGGGCGGCAACGTCACCTCCAAGCTCGACGGTCTGGCGCAGTACCGCTTCCCGCGCCGCGCCACCTTGACCTACGACGAGGCCCAGGAGGCCAGCTTCCGCCTGCCCCTCGAGGCCTTCATCGAGCAGGCCAGCTTCCGCAGCGGCGAGCCGGTCGCGGAACTCTCGGGTGACTACACCTTCACGGCCCCGGCGGGCGGCGTGGTGCACCTGGTCGAGCTCGGCGAGAACTCGTACATCGTGCAGCTGCTCGACGCCGCCGAGAACTCGGTGGCCGACGTGTACCTGCCGGTCGGCACCCACCTCGAGGTCGTCGAGGGCCAGATCGTGGAAGCCGGCGAGCCCCTCGCCACCGCGACCTCGGGCGGCCTGCTGCGCACCTCGCGCGCCTCGAGCCTCTCGGACGTGACGTCCAAGAAGCGCGGCCAGGAGCTGGAGATCAGCGTCACCGTCAACTGGAAGCGCGCCGAGAGCATCGCCATCAACCCGACCATGCACGTGCTGGTCGGCGACGGCACCGAGTTCCGTGCGGGCCAGAAGCTGATCGGCGCGATCGACGAGGACCAGATGGTCATCGCCGAGCGTGACGGCGTGATCACCCTGCATCAGCCCGCCTCGATCGTGGTCTCCAAGGCCCGGGTCTACACCTACCAGGACGAACCGCTGGTCGTCAACGGCGACCGCGTGGCGCCCGGCGACGACCTCGCCGACGGGGGCGCCCTCAAGAGCGAGCTCTCGGGCCGCGTCGAGATCGACCTGGTCCGCAAGCAGGTCCGCGTGATCGAGTCGTACGACTTCGTCGCCAAGATGGGTGCCGAGGCGATCAAGGAACTGCTCGAGGACATCGACCTGGTGGCCCTCGAGGCCGAGCTGGTCGAGCAGATGAACGACAACTCGCGCCACAAGCGCGCCAAGGCGAGAAAGCGCCTCGAGGTCGTCCGTTCGTTCACCTCCTCCGGCAACCATCCGTCGTGGATGATCATGGACACCGTCCCGGTCATGCCGCCGGACCTGCGTCCGATGGTGCAGGTGGACGGTGGCCGCTTTGCCACCTCGGACCTCAACGACCTGTACCGCCGCCTGATCAACCGCAACAACCGCCTCAAGAAGCTGATGAGCCAGGGTGCCCCTGACATGATCATCCGCAACGAGAAGCGCATGCTGCAAGAGGCGGTGGACGCCCTGATCGACAACGGCCGTCGCGGGACCCCGGTCACCAACCCGGGCTCGGACCGCGCGCTGCGCTCGCTGACCGACCTGCTCGGCGGCAAGCAGGGCCGTTTCCGTCAGAACCTGCTCGGTAAGCGCGTGGACTACTCGGGCCGCTCGGTGATCGTGGTCGGTCCGCAGCTCAAGCTGCACCAGTGCGGTGTGCCCAAGCGCATGGCCCTCGAGCTGTTCAAGCCCTTCCTCTTCAAGGTCCTCGAGGAGAAGGGCGAGGTCACCAACATCAAGCAGGCCCGCAAGATGCTGGACCGTCAGCGCGACATCAAGGACTCGGTGTGGGACGCCCTCGAGGAAGTCATCGAGGACAAGGTCGTGCTGCTCAACCGCGCGCCCACCCTGCACCGCCTGGGCATCCAGGCCTTCGAGCCGGTGCTGGTCGAGGGTCAGTCGATCCAGCTGCACCCGCTGGTCTGTGAAGCCTTCAACGCCGACTTCGACGGCGACCAGATGGCCATTCACGTGCCGCTGAGCGCGCAGGCGCAGGCCGAGGCCCGCATCCAGATGCTCTCGGCCCACAACCTGCTGGCCCCCTCCAACGGCGAGCCGAACGTCAAGCCCTCGCGCGACATCATCTTGGGTATCTTCACCCTGACGCTGCTGCGCAAGGACAAGCACGGTGCGGGCAACGCCTACGCCAGCGCCCAGGAAGCCCTGGCGGCCTTCGAGCGCGGCGAGATTCACCTCAACACCCCGATCATGGTGGACGGTCAGGAGACCAGCCCCGGCCGCATCAAGTACGTGTTCGGCAACCCCGACGAGGCGCTGCTGGCCGTAAACCGCGGCGAGATCGACATGCAAGACCACGTGCGCGTGCGCGTGCGTCAGGCAGACGGCACCAGCAAGCTGGTCGAGACCAGCCCGGGCCGCGTGCTGTTCCACCGCATGGTCACCGAGGCCCTGACCGCCGACGGCACCGTGCTGCCCCTGGAAATGGTCAGCCTGGACAAGGCCTACGAGAAGGACAACCTCAAGGACATGATTCTCGACAGCTTCAAGTACTTGGGCATCGAGAAGACTGCAACCCTGCTGGACGTCCTCAAGGACAACGGCTTCAAGCTGTCCACCACCTCGGGCATCACCATCGGTATCGACGACATCGTGATTCCTCCCAAGAAGAAGGAGCTGCTGGCCGAGGCCGACCAGAAGCAGGCCGAGATCGAGGAAGCGGCCTCGTTCGGCTTCCTGACCGAGGAAGAGCGCTACAAGCAGGTCGTGCAGCTGTGGAACAACACCACCGACGAGGTCAAGAACGCGGTGTTCGAGAACTTCTCGGAGAACTACCCGTTCAACCCGCTGTGGATCATGTCGCAGTCCGGTGCCCGTGGTAACCCGCAGCAGATCCGTCAGCTGGCCGGCATGCGCGGCCTGATGGCCAAGCCGGACGGCTCGACCATCGAAGCCCCCATCCGTGCGTCGTTCCGCGAGGGCCTCACGGTGCTCGAGTACTTCATCTCGACCCACGGCGCCCGTAAGGGCGGCGCAGACACCGCGCTGCGCACCGCGGACTCCGGTTACCTCACCCGCAAGCTGCACGACGTGGCCCACGAGGTCGTGGTGCGCGACGTGGACTGCGGAACCACCGACTACACCCAGGTGCCGCTCGGCTCCTTCGACGAGCGCACCGGCGAGTGGAAAACCGCCAAGGCCTCGGAGATCGAGACCAGCCTGTACGGCCGTGCGCTGGCCATGGACCTCGAGCTCGAGGGCCGCACCCTCGCTGCGGGCGAGATGCTGAGCCTCGACGACGTCAAGGCCCTGATCCGCAACGCCGCCGAGGTCCAGGACGTGTACGTGCGTACTCCGCTGAACTGCCGCGTCAAGGCCGGCGTGTGCCAGACCTGCTACGGTTACGACCTGTCGCAGGCCAAGCCCGTCTCCTTGGGCGAGTCGGTCGGCGTGATCGCCGCGCAGTCGATCGGCGAGCCCGGCACCCAGCTCACCATGCGTACCTTCCACACCGGCGGTGTGGCCGGTGCCAGCGACATCACCCTGGGTCTGCCCCGCGTGATCGAGCTGTTCGAGGCCCGCAAGCCCAAGGTCAAGGCAGTGATCGCCGACCGTGACGGCATCCTCGAGGTGGTCGAGGAGGATGAACGCTACCTGGTCCGCATCAAGGCCGAGGACGAGGCGTTCTCCAGCAAGACCGCCATGAAGATCGACAAGTCGCTGCGCCTGCTGGTGCGTGACGGCGATCAGGTGCAAGCCGGCGACGTCCTGACCCGTGGTGCGGTCAACCCGCACGACCTGCTCGAGATCAAGGGCATCCAGTCCACCGAGCGCTACCTGGTGGACGAGGTGCAGCGCGTGTACCGCTCGCAGGGCGTGAAGGTGCACGACAAGCACATCGAGATCATCGTGCGCCAGATGCTCAAGTGGGTCGAGGTTGAAAACGGCGGCGACACCAGCTTGCTCGAGGGTCAGACCGTCGAGCGCTGGGAAGTCGAGGCGGCCAACGCCGCCCTCGAGGAGGGCCAGCAGCCCGCCTCGTGGAAGCCGGTGCTGCTGGGTATTACCAAGTCGAGCCTGTCCACCAAGTCGTGGCTGTCGGCGGCGTCGTTCCAGCACACCACCCACGTCCTGACCGAGGCTTCGATCGCGGGCAGCGTGGACGAACTGATCGGCCTCAAGGAGAACGTCATCCTCGGCAAGCTGATCCCGGCCGGTACGGGCCTGGATCTCGTGCGCCGCACGCAGGTCGCCGACCAGCGCACCGTCGACCGTTACGCTCCGGGAACTCCGGAAGCGGACCGTGGCGAGCGCGGCCCGCGCCCCGAGGGTTCCCGTCCGATCCAGCCCGGCGCCGGTGACTGA
- a CDS encoding DegV family protein, translating into MNPEKELLFNVVSDGGVDFVEGLEQVDTAPLSLHFGNRSYLASDLSFAEFMAELRRNPLHPTTSQPTPSEFAQLFTAHADRPVLCATLSSGLSGSRSAAEQARGQLGNTAVEIVDTGTLSAAQAFQVHAAATARRLGHTLEVARGWMQQVAEETELFFTIETLEYLRKGGRIGRVQAALGGLLNLKPVITVDKSSGTYVNVARARSYLKAIESIASLVTARFGAGTPLRVGLLHGSHRADAEKLLDLLRAQHPISFAGFAVVGSALAVHTGPRAVGVAVAPGDWPWERAAQR; encoded by the coding sequence ATGAATCCTGAGAAAGAGCTGCTTTTCAACGTGGTTTCGGACGGCGGGGTGGATTTCGTAGAAGGCCTCGAGCAGGTGGACACCGCTCCGCTGTCGCTGCATTTTGGCAACCGCAGCTATCTTGCGAGCGACCTGAGCTTCGCGGAGTTTATGGCCGAGCTCCGGCGCAACCCCTTGCATCCGACCACCAGCCAGCCGACCCCGAGCGAATTCGCACAGCTGTTCACGGCGCACGCCGACCGCCCGGTGCTGTGCGCAACGCTCTCGAGCGGCCTGTCGGGCAGCCGCTCGGCCGCCGAGCAGGCGCGCGGGCAGCTGGGCAACACGGCCGTTGAGATCGTGGATACCGGAACCCTCTCGGCGGCGCAGGCCTTCCAGGTGCACGCGGCGGCCACCGCGCGCAGGCTGGGACACACCCTCGAGGTGGCGCGCGGTTGGATGCAGCAAGTCGCCGAGGAAACCGAGCTGTTTTTTACCATTGAAACCCTCGAGTACCTGCGCAAAGGTGGGCGTATCGGACGGGTGCAGGCGGCCCTGGGCGGGCTGCTGAACCTCAAGCCGGTGATCACGGTGGACAAGTCCAGCGGCACGTACGTGAACGTGGCGCGAGCCCGCAGTTACCTCAAGGCCATCGAGTCGATCGCCTCACTGGTCACCGCACGCTTCGGGGCAGGCACGCCGCTGCGGGTAGGACTGCTGCACGGCTCTCACCGTGCGGACGCCGAGAAGCTGCTCGATCTGCTGCGCGCCCAGCACCCGATCTCATTCGCGGGCTTTGCCGTGGTGGGTTCGGCGCTGGCGGTTCACACCGGGCCACGGGCGGTGGGAGTGGCGGTGGCTCCGGGCGACTGGCCCTGGGAGCGCGCAGCGCAACGCTGA
- a CDS encoding NAD(P)-dependent oxidoreductase: MNVSYIGLGAMGYPMAGHIARHFSTGVWNRTAAKADAHAAEHGSRVLGSVREAAEADLLITCLPTSLEVEALLPEVLSGARAGLIWMDCTSGDPVASQRIAAKLAEHGVRFLDAPLSGGTAGAQAGRMSVMVGGSEELLAQVRPVLQTCASTIVRVGDVGAGHAVKAINNMLLAVNLWAAGEGLAALAATGGIDLRAALEVINASSGRSNVTENLIPQRVLTREFPATFALGLLAKDAGIALDLSRAAGCASPAFALIESLYRAAKREVGAEVDHTAVVRYIERLAGTEVRA; encoded by the coding sequence ATGAACGTTTCGTACATCGGCCTGGGAGCCATGGGTTACCCGATGGCAGGGCACATCGCCCGTCACTTCTCCACCGGGGTGTGGAACCGTACCGCCGCCAAGGCCGACGCGCACGCCGCCGAACACGGCAGCCGGGTCCTGGGCAGCGTGCGTGAGGCCGCGGAAGCCGACCTGCTGATCACCTGCCTGCCCACCAGCCTCGAGGTGGAGGCCCTGCTGCCCGAGGTCTTGAGCGGGGCCAGGGCAGGCCTGATCTGGATGGACTGCACCAGCGGCGACCCGGTGGCCTCGCAGCGCATCGCAGCGAAGCTCGCCGAACACGGGGTTCGTTTTCTGGACGCGCCGCTCTCGGGCGGCACGGCCGGGGCTCAGGCCGGGCGCATGTCGGTGATGGTGGGCGGCAGCGAGGAACTGCTCGCGCAGGTGCGCCCGGTGCTGCAGACCTGTGCAAGCACCATCGTGCGGGTAGGCGACGTGGGCGCAGGCCACGCGGTGAAGGCGATCAACAACATGCTGCTGGCGGTTAACCTGTGGGCCGCCGGGGAGGGCTTGGCGGCCTTGGCCGCCACCGGAGGCATCGACCTGCGCGCGGCCCTCGAGGTGATCAACGCCTCGAGCGGACGCAGCAACGTCACCGAGAACCTGATTCCCCAGCGTGTGCTTACCCGGGAATTCCCGGCGACCTTCGCGCTGGGCCTGCTGGCCAAGGACGCCGGAATCGCCCTGGACCTCAGCCGGGCGGCGGGCTGCGCCAGCCCGGCGTTCGCGCTGATCGAGAGCCTGTACCGCGCGGCCAAGCGCGAGGTGGGCGCGGAGGTAGACCACACGGCGGTGGTGCGTTACATCGAGCGTCTGGCTGGAACGGAGGTACGCGCATGA
- the pyrF gene encoding orotidine-5'-phosphate decarboxylase, whose product MFALALQERILQLNSRLCLGLDPRPEKHRSFEDLEVHTLEVLEACADTVACVKPQLAFFEALGLPGMALLERVCAQARALGLPVILDGKRGDIGSTAEAYARAWLGGAHAGSALTVNPYLGFETLLPFVHEARAQGGAVFVLVRTSNPGSGDLQNLEAGPARVAERVAREVARLGLEEGEGPSSVGAVVGATRPDELAHYRALMPQATLLLPGLGAQGADPAALAPAFLPGGVGAVVSASRGIQYADPQLSVRAAQQAAEGFRQALNAALAD is encoded by the coding sequence ATGTTTGCGCTGGCCCTTCAAGAACGCATCTTGCAGCTGAACTCGAGGCTGTGCCTCGGCCTCGACCCACGCCCGGAGAAACACCGCTCCTTTGAGGACCTCGAGGTCCACACCCTCGAGGTCCTCGAGGCCTGCGCGGACACGGTGGCCTGCGTGAAGCCACAGCTGGCCTTTTTCGAGGCGCTGGGACTGCCCGGCATGGCCCTGCTGGAACGGGTCTGCGCCCAGGCGCGGGCGCTGGGGCTGCCGGTCATCCTAGACGGCAAGCGCGGCGACATCGGTTCGACCGCCGAGGCGTATGCCCGCGCGTGGCTGGGCGGCGCGCACGCCGGGAGCGCCTTGACCGTGAACCCCTACCTGGGCTTCGAGACCCTGCTGCCTTTCGTGCACGAGGCCCGCGCGCAGGGCGGCGCGGTGTTCGTGCTGGTCCGCACCTCGAACCCCGGCTCGGGTGACCTGCAAAACCTCGAGGCGGGACCTGCTCGGGTAGCCGAGCGGGTCGCCCGCGAGGTGGCGCGGCTGGGCCTCGAGGAGGGCGAGGGTCCGAGCAGCGTGGGCGCGGTGGTGGGAGCCACCCGGCCCGATGAACTGGCGCATTACCGGGCGCTGATGCCCCAGGCGACCCTGCTGCTGCCCGGCCTGGGCGCGCAGGGAGCCGATCCGGCCGCGCTGGCCCCGGCCTTCTTGCCCGGCGGGGTGGGCGCGGTGGTCTCGGCCAGCCGCGGCATTCAGTACGCCGATCCGCAGCTCAGCGTGCGAGCGGCGCAGCAGGCCGCCGAAGGATTCCGTCAGGCGCTGAACGCCGCGCTGGCCGATTAG